One window of Gloeothece citriformis PCC 7424 genomic DNA carries:
- a CDS encoding SagB/ThcOx family dehydrogenase: MPDLQASIAHYYHQRTKYDPNTIATKNKALDWTKQPIPFKDYKIGNILDLKPYLSKSLNTPSDLTSQTWRRLSRLFACSYGLTAKLATMGGTPVYLRAAPSAGGLYPAEVYLISRGTALLPAGLYSYQPLSHSLIHFWENEVWSELQTACFDHPALKSTDLALITTAIFYRSAWRYEDRAYRRIFLDTGHLLGNIELASSMNDYRPYLIGGFQDTVINDLLYLDPTQEGVITVIPLVDLQQIPDSLPQSFTALPSKIQTQYPEIPDGELLYYLHQATLITDSDLPSSPLGEDHTSLEDKYNFPFCLKVSTQTTPINWGENLSAIETTILKRRSTRAYTGAELTLDELKALLNFTYQPQDYIEQGLDRHPDYFDLSLLETFIAVSGVSGLEEGCYYYAPKAQELRQIRFKNFREELHFLCLGQELGRDAGAIIFHTADLNKAVAKYGDRVYRYLHMDAGHLGQRLNLAAIYLNLGVSGIGGFFDDQVNEVLGIPTDEAVIYITTLGRPRLA; this comes from the coding sequence ATGCCCGACTTGCAAGCCTCGATCGCTCATTATTATCATCAACGCACAAAGTACGACCCTAATACCATTGCCACCAAAAATAAAGCCCTAGACTGGACAAAACAGCCTATACCCTTCAAAGACTATAAAATAGGCAATATTTTAGACTTAAAACCCTATTTATCTAAATCCCTTAACACTCCATCAGATTTAACCTCTCAAACTTGGCGCAGACTGTCCCGACTTTTTGCCTGTAGTTATGGGTTAACTGCCAAACTAGCGACGATGGGAGGAACGCCCGTTTATCTGAGAGCCGCCCCTTCAGCCGGAGGATTATATCCGGCTGAAGTGTATTTAATTTCTCGCGGAACAGCATTACTCCCTGCTGGGTTATACAGTTATCAGCCTTTATCCCATTCCCTGATTCATTTTTGGGAAAATGAGGTCTGGAGCGAACTACAAACAGCCTGTTTTGACCATCCTGCCCTAAAAAGTACCGATTTAGCCCTCATTACAACGGCGATTTTTTATCGTTCCGCTTGGCGCTATGAAGACCGAGCTTATCGACGCATTTTTTTAGATACAGGTCATTTACTGGGAAATATTGAGTTAGCCAGTAGTATGAATGATTATCGTCCTTATTTAATCGGAGGGTTTCAGGATACCGTTATTAATGATTTATTATATCTCGATCCGACTCAAGAAGGAGTAATCACCGTTATCCCTTTGGTAGATTTACAGCAAATTCCAGACTCTCTACCCCAAAGCTTCACCGCTTTACCCTCGAAAATTCAAACCCAATATCCTGAAATTCCCGACGGAGAATTACTCTATTATTTGCATCAAGCGACTCTCATTACTGACTCTGACTTGCCTTCTTCTCCACTGGGGGAAGATCATACTTCGTTAGAAGATAAATATAATTTTCCTTTTTGTCTCAAAGTCTCTACCCAAACCACTCCTATTAATTGGGGGGAAAATTTATCCGCTATAGAAACGACGATTTTAAAACGACGGTCTACTCGTGCTTATACGGGAGCAGAATTAACCCTTGATGAACTCAAAGCATTACTTAATTTTACTTATCAACCTCAAGATTATATAGAGCAAGGATTAGATAGACATCCCGATTATTTTGATTTAAGTTTATTAGAAACCTTTATCGCCGTATCCGGAGTGAGTGGGTTAGAGGAAGGGTGTTATTATTATGCCCCTAAAGCTCAAGAATTACGTCAAATTCGCTTTAAAAATTTTCGTGAAGAGTTACATTTTTTATGTTTAGGACAAGAATTAGGTCGCGATGCCGGCGCAATTATATTTCATACCGCAGATTTAAATAAAGCTGTTGCTAAATATGGCGATCGGGTTTATCGTTATTTACATATGGATGCGGGTCATTTGGGACAGAGGTTAAATTTAGCGGCTATTTATTTAAATTTGGGCGTGAGTGGAATAGGAGGGTTTTTTGATGATCAAGTGAATGAAGTTTTAGGCATTCCAACAGATGAGGCGGTGATTTATATTACCACTTTGGGACGACCGAGGTTAGCTTAA
- the lpdA gene encoding dihydrolipoyl dehydrogenase: MSEQFDYDLIIIGAGVGGHGAALHAVKCGLKTAIIEAKDMGGTCVNRGCIPSKALLAASGKVRELRDTHHLKSLGIQLNGIGFDQQAIANHAGNLVNKIKGDLTNSLKRLKVETIHGWGKLVDVHKVSVITDNGEKTITAQDIMLCPGSNPFIPPGISVDHQTVFTSDEAVRLENLPQWIAIIGSGYIGLEFSDIYTALGCEVTMIEALDTLMPGFDPEISKLAERILIKSRDIETYVGTLAKTVKPGSPVIIELADAKTKEIIDTLEVDACLVATGRVPATKNLGLETIGVELDRRGFIPVNDRMAVLRDGEPVPHLWAVGDATGKMMLAHAASGQGVIAVENICGREKTVDYRSIPAAAFTHPEISYVGFTETAARELGEQEGFEVATAKTYFKGNSKALAEGETEGIAKVVYRKDNGELLGVHIIGPHASDLIQEAANAIATRQSVQNLAFNVHTHPTLSEVLDEAYKRAEVAVV; the protein is encoded by the coding sequence ATGAGTGAGCAATTTGATTATGATTTAATCATTATAGGGGCAGGAGTCGGGGGACATGGAGCAGCCCTACACGCGGTAAAATGTGGACTAAAAACCGCTATCATTGAAGCTAAAGATATGGGGGGAACTTGTGTAAATCGAGGTTGCATCCCCTCAAAAGCTCTCTTAGCTGCTTCGGGTAAAGTCAGAGAGTTAAGAGATACTCATCATCTCAAGAGTTTGGGAATTCAACTGAATGGCATTGGGTTTGATCAACAAGCGATCGCTAATCATGCGGGTAATTTAGTCAATAAAATTAAAGGCGATCTCACTAATAGTCTAAAACGTCTCAAGGTGGAAACGATTCACGGTTGGGGTAAATTGGTGGATGTTCACAAAGTCAGTGTAATCACGGATAACGGGGAAAAAACCATTACTGCCCAAGATATTATGCTCTGTCCGGGATCAAATCCGTTTATCCCCCCAGGCATATCCGTCGATCATCAAACGGTTTTCACCTCCGATGAAGCCGTCAGATTAGAAAATTTACCCCAGTGGATTGCTATTATTGGCAGTGGATATATAGGATTAGAATTTTCTGATATTTATACCGCCTTGGGATGTGAAGTCACCATGATCGAAGCCCTCGATACCTTAATGCCAGGGTTTGATCCAGAAATTTCTAAACTCGCAGAACGAATTTTAATTAAGTCTCGTGATATCGAAACCTATGTCGGAACTCTAGCCAAAACCGTTAAGCCGGGTTCTCCCGTGATCATTGAACTGGCAGATGCCAAAACCAAGGAAATCATCGATACTCTTGAGGTAGATGCTTGTTTGGTGGCAACCGGTAGAGTTCCAGCGACGAAAAATTTAGGGTTAGAAACCATCGGGGTAGAACTTGACCGGCGTGGGTTTATCCCAGTTAACGATCGCATGGCGGTTTTGCGCGATGGTGAACCTGTCCCCCACCTCTGGGCTGTAGGAGACGCAACCGGTAAAATGATGTTAGCTCATGCCGCTTCAGGACAAGGGGTGATCGCGGTAGAAAATATTTGCGGACGAGAAAAAACCGTTGATTATCGCAGTATTCCGGCGGCGGCCTTTACCCACCCAGAAATTAGCTATGTAGGCTTTACAGAAACCGCAGCGCGAGAATTAGGAGAACAGGAAGGATTTGAGGTAGCCACCGCAAAAACCTATTTTAAAGGCAATTCTAAAGCCCTAGCAGAAGGGGAAACCGAGGGCATTGCTAAAGTGGTCTATCGTAAAGATAATGGGGAATTGTTGGGAGTTCATATTATTGGCCCTCATGCTTCTGATTTAATTCAAGAAGCGGCTAATGCGATCGCTACTCGTCAATCTGTCCAAAATCTGGCCTTTAATGTTCATACTCATCCCACTCTCTCAGAA
- a CDS encoding DUF433 domain-containing protein, translating to MQLEDYFLFLSEDDIRIKGHRIGIDNVLFYFKEGYTPEEIRGIYPDLSLEKIYATITYYLQNQSEIEAYLLRLKNWQETHYQESLKHPSPQREKMKQIKQQRQNFLKV from the coding sequence ATGCAACTAGAAGATTATTTTTTATTCCTTTCTGAAGATGATATTAGAATTAAAGGTCATCGAATTGGAATTGATAACGTATTATTCTATTTCAAAGAAGGATATACCCCAGAAGAAATAAGAGGAATTTATCCGGATTTAAGTTTAGAAAAAATCTACGCGACTATTACTTATTATCTCCAAAATCAATCAGAAATTGAGGCGTATTTATTACGACTAAAAAACTGGCAAGAGACTCATTATCAAGAATCCCTAAAACACCCTTCCCCTCAAAGAGAAAAAATGAAACAAATTAAACAACAAAGACAAAATTTCCTAAAAGTATGA
- a CDS encoding type IV pilin protein, whose translation MNSLFKIKLLNHLNKKNNKGFTLIELLVVVIIIGVLAAIALPNLLGQVAKGRQSEARNNLGSINRAQQTFRLESSDATFAKLADLPVKIGKETAADSGEFETQYYIFSDGGDPTAFGAQQQAVAKTEYGNDILDYSSAVGQQADGTFSAVVCEQSTNPSDTFDPEAGSTLGAEDADAECATDTKQVK comes from the coding sequence ATGAACTCTCTATTCAAAATCAAACTCCTTAACCACTTAAACAAAAAGAATAACAAAGGTTTTACTTTAATTGAACTATTAGTCGTTGTTATTATTATCGGTGTATTAGCTGCCATTGCTCTACCCAACTTATTAGGACAAGTGGCTAAAGGACGACAATCTGAAGCGAGAAATAACCTCGGTTCTATCAACCGCGCTCAACAAACTTTTCGTTTAGAAAGCTCTGATGCTACGTTTGCTAAACTCGCTGATTTACCCGTAAAAATAGGAAAAGAAACGGCTGCAGACAGTGGTGAATTTGAAACACAATATTATATATTTAGCGACGGTGGGGACCCAACTGCATTTGGGGCACAACAACAAGCAGTCGCTAAAACAGAGTATGGTAATGACATTTTAGATTACTCCTCTGCTGTGGGTCAGCAGGCAGATGGCACATTCTCTGCTGTTGTCTGCGAACAAAGCACTAATCCTAGTGATACCTTTGACCCTGAAGCTGGTTCAACGCTAGGTGCTGAAGATGCTGATGCTGAGTGTGCGACTGACACTAAACAAGTTAAGTAA
- a CDS encoding nucleotidyltransferase family protein has translation MSLKQLLQDKREEIFKIAAQHGAFNVRVFGSVARGEETENSDIDFLIDYDLSKTTPWFPVGLIEDLEQLLNRKVDVVTTKSLHYFLRDKILEEAISL, from the coding sequence ATGTCTTTAAAACAGTTATTACAAGATAAACGCGAAGAAATTTTTAAAATTGCTGCCCAACATGGGGCATTTAATGTTAGGGTGTTTGGTTCAGTGGCTAGGGGTGAGGAAACAGAAAATAGTGATATTGATTTTTTAATTGATTATGATTTATCTAAAACTACGCCTTGGTTTCCTGTCGGTTTAATTGAGGATTTAGAACAGCTTTTAAATAGGAAAGTAGATGTTGTGACGACTAAATCTTTACATTATTTTCTGCGAGACAAAATTTTAGAGGAGGCGATTAGTTTATGA
- the galT gene encoding galactose-1-phosphate uridylyltransferase, with protein sequence MSSGQIRLNTATGEWVIYAPARRKRPQELCQPPQPFPCITNACPFCDDPTRIEPIIFELPNADKTGWQTRVIPNKFPVLMPCGNSDRISEGFYISMQGYGKHEVIIEHPSHDQTPATMSIEEVKALIETYHQRYLDLMADPKIMLAIIFRNHKKEAGASQPHPHSQIIATSFVPRHRRWHEEEAQRYFDRWHRCVYCDMLRDELKEEKRIIEENDSFVAFVPYAAQVPCEVWIMPKQHKADFGSITEAEKGDFASILQRVLARLYKKLDNPAYNYVINSASRYKAEEPQLHWYCQILPRLTTPAGFELGAGISINPSIPEVDADFLRDCTL encoded by the coding sequence ATGTCATCAGGTCAAATTCGCTTAAATACCGCTACCGGAGAATGGGTGATTTATGCCCCTGCCCGACGCAAACGCCCCCAAGAATTGTGTCAACCTCCTCAACCCTTTCCCTGTATCACTAATGCTTGTCCTTTTTGTGATGATCCAACCCGGATAGAACCGATCATTTTTGAATTACCCAATGCTGACAAAACCGGCTGGCAAACCAGAGTTATTCCCAATAAATTTCCGGTCTTAATGCCCTGTGGTAATAGCGATCGCATTTCAGAAGGGTTTTATATCTCGATGCAAGGATACGGCAAGCATGAAGTTATTATCGAACATCCCAGTCACGATCAAACCCCTGCTACTATGTCTATTGAGGAAGTCAAAGCCTTGATAGAAACCTATCATCAACGCTATTTAGACTTAATGGCCGATCCTAAAATTATGTTAGCGATTATTTTTCGCAACCATAAAAAAGAAGCCGGAGCCTCTCAACCCCATCCCCATTCCCAAATTATTGCCACCAGTTTTGTTCCTCGTCATCGTCGCTGGCACGAAGAAGAAGCACAACGGTATTTCGATCGCTGGCATCGGTGCGTCTATTGTGATATGTTGAGGGATGAATTAAAAGAAGAAAAGCGAATTATTGAGGAAAATGACTCATTTGTCGCCTTTGTGCCCTATGCGGCTCAAGTGCCTTGTGAAGTGTGGATCATGCCGAAACAGCATAAAGCAGATTTTGGCAGTATTACAGAGGCAGAAAAAGGGGATTTTGCCTCGATTTTACAGAGAGTCTTGGCGAGATTATATAAAAAACTCGATAACCCGGCTTATAATTATGTGATTAATAGTGCCTCTCGGTATAAAGCAGAAGAACCCCAATTACATTGGTATTGTCAAATATTACCCCGTTTAACCACACCCGCCGGCTTTGAATTAGGCGCTGGAATTAGTATTAATCCTTCAATTCCCGAAGTAGACGCAGATTTTTTGCGAGACTGTACCCTATAG
- a CDS encoding BrnT family toxin, giving the protein MSFEYDPQKAKTNQQKHGVSFAEAEMVFFDPLAIHDLDPDSTTEERFIAVGMGNMGSLLVVVYTLRGDIIRLISARRATKQERKTYETGI; this is encoded by the coding sequence ATGTCTTTTGAATATGATCCTCAAAAAGCCAAAACCAATCAGCAAAAGCACGGTGTTTCTTTTGCAGAAGCTGAAATGGTCTTTTTCGATCCTCTCGCTATCCATGATCTTGATCCAGATTCGACAACAGAAGAACGTTTTATTGCAGTGGGAATGGGAAACATGGGTTCATTATTAGTGGTTGTTTATACCTTACGAGGTGACATAATTCGATTGATTTCCGCTCGTCGTGCTACAAAACAGGAGAGAAAAACTTATGAGACAGGAATATGA
- a CDS encoding BrnA antitoxin family protein: MRQEYDFSKGKRGAVIPSKGKTRITIYLDDDILDNFRQQSETRGIGYQTLINEALKQYIKSPSEQSLTEADLRRILREELSQIR, from the coding sequence ATGAGACAGGAATATGATTTTTCCAAAGGAAAACGAGGTGCAGTTATTCCGTCTAAGGGAAAAACGCGCATTACCATTTATCTAGATGATGATATTCTAGACAATTTTCGACAACAATCCGAAACAAGGGGAATCGGCTATCAAACTCTAATTAATGAGGCTTTAAAACAATATATCAAGTCTCCTTCTGAGCAATCCCTCACCGAAGCAGATTTACGTCGTATTCTTCGGGAAGAATTATCACAAATACGATAA
- a CDS encoding DUF86 domain-containing protein — protein MKEDRVYLIHIRDCLKRIQSYTTGGKTAFEEQTIIQDAVLRNLEVMCESIKKLPPKWKASEPEILWDKIAGFRNRLAHEYLGIDLEVVWDVVENYLPPLERAIEAIAERFWDSPSN, from the coding sequence ATGAAAGAAGATAGGGTGTATTTGATTCATATTAGAGATTGTCTTAAAAGAATTCAATCTTATACAACAGGAGGTAAAACGGCTTTTGAAGAACAAACGATTATCCAAGATGCTGTTTTAAGGAATCTTGAGGTTATGTGTGAGTCAATTAAAAAGTTACCGCCGAAATGGAAAGCTTCAGAACCTGAGATTCTTTGGGATAAAATCGCAGGGTTTAGGAATCGGTTAGCCCATGAGTATCTAGGCATTGATTTAGAGGTGGTTTGGGATGTGGTCGAGAATTATTTACCGCCTTTAGAAAGGGCGATTGAAGCCATAGCAGAAAGGTTTTGGGATAGTCCTTCTAATTAG
- a CDS encoding cell division protein SepF, translating to MVQHHSPINPIVPNYKDFEIVVLEIHSEQDTEKALQILRQRKPVILKLTRLKPEKAQRVVDWMAGGTHAIDGRTLWIGEQTFLFVPSSVQIVSSKNKPVSISPQVVKK from the coding sequence ATGGTTCAGCATCACTCCCCTATCAACCCTATTGTTCCAAATTATAAAGATTTTGAAATAGTTGTCTTAGAAATACATTCAGAACAAGACACCGAAAAAGCCTTGCAAATTTTGCGACAACGCAAACCCGTAATTTTAAAGCTAACTCGACTCAAACCCGAAAAAGCTCAACGGGTGGTCGATTGGATGGCCGGAGGAACTCATGCCATTGATGGTCGAACCTTGTGGATAGGGGAACAGACTTTTTTGTTTGTCCCTAGTTCAGTTCAAATTGTTTCCTCTAAAAATAAGCCTGTATCGATTTCTCCCCAGGTTGTGAAAAAGTAG
- a CDS encoding DUF29 domain-containing protein, which produces MTKPLYETDFNLWIETTINQLKNNQFESLDIHNLIDELKDLGKSDKNALESNLMILLAHLLKLTIQNDVPEMMKTSWYNSVIEHRKRIKKQIQKIPSLKPYLETIVNEAYTDGRDIAIRESKLAKHGISIPDESAYPENCPFTIEQILDEDFYGLEP; this is translated from the coding sequence ATGACAAAACCCTTATATGAAACGGATTTTAATTTATGGATTGAAACAACCATTAATCAGCTAAAAAATAATCAATTTGAATCTTTAGATATTCACAATTTAATAGACGAACTAAAAGACTTGGGTAAATCTGATAAAAATGCCTTAGAAAGTAATTTAATGATTCTTTTAGCCCATTTATTAAAATTAACGATTCAGAATGATGTGCCAGAAATGATGAAAACAAGTTGGTATAATTCAGTGATTGAGCATCGTAAACGAATTAAAAAACAAATTCAAAAAATCCCCTCATTAAAGCCATATTTAGAAACCATTGTCAACGAAGCTTACACAGACGGAAGAGACATTGCTATTCGAGAAAGTAAATTAGCTAAACATGGGATATCTATTCCCGATGAATCTGCTTATCCTGAAAATTGTCCCTTTACAATTGAACAAATTCTCGATGAAGATTTTTATGGATTAGAACCTTAG
- a CDS encoding carbohydrate kinase family protein: MNSPRVLCLGEILFDLLADQSDRSVDQVESWKPYPGGAPANVACGLVKLGTTAGFIGCVGEDAPGQELVSLLDEVGVDTTGIQRHPTAPTRQVYVTRSAAGERQFAGFGKIGTEKFADAFLSANKLPESLFTSADYLVTGTLELAYPESQKAVYRAIELAQKHKVKILIDINWRPVFWLDQDKAFSIILELLKEADLIKCSEEEAQGLFNTDNPVKIAQQLNNIKGVLVTAGEQGCAFRLGDYTDKLGVFPVKTVDTTGAGDSFVSGFIHQCCLQGDKIFQDAQTAKQAVKYASAAGALTTTKPGAIAAQPTAREIEEFLSNKI; this comes from the coding sequence ATGAATTCTCCCCGTGTCCTCTGTTTAGGTGAAATTCTCTTTGATCTCTTGGCAGATCAAAGCGATCGCTCTGTAGATCAGGTAGAATCATGGAAACCCTATCCAGGAGGTGCGCCGGCTAATGTGGCTTGTGGGTTGGTAAAATTGGGGACGACGGCGGGTTTTATCGGGTGTGTGGGGGAAGATGCGCCAGGACAGGAGTTAGTGTCTTTATTGGATGAGGTTGGGGTTGATACCACTGGCATTCAACGACATCCTACCGCCCCAACTCGACAAGTTTATGTGACTCGTTCTGCGGCAGGGGAACGTCAATTTGCCGGGTTTGGTAAAATTGGGACTGAGAAGTTTGCAGATGCTTTTTTATCGGCGAATAAGCTACCTGAGTCTTTATTTACAAGTGCAGATTATTTAGTGACAGGAACATTAGAATTAGCCTATCCTGAGAGTCAAAAAGCGGTTTATCGTGCTATAGAATTAGCCCAGAAACATAAGGTTAAAATTTTGATTGATATTAATTGGCGGCCAGTATTTTGGTTGGATCAAGACAAGGCTTTTTCTATTATTTTGGAACTGTTAAAAGAAGCAGATTTGATTAAATGTTCCGAAGAAGAGGCACAAGGGTTATTTAATACGGATAATCCCGTTAAAATTGCACAACAGTTAAATAATATTAAAGGGGTTTTAGTGACGGCAGGGGAACAAGGATGTGCTTTTCGTTTAGGAGACTATACCGATAAATTAGGGGTTTTTCCCGTCAAAACTGTAGATACAACCGGGGCGGGAGATAGTTTTGTTTCTGGGTTTATTCATCAGTGTTGTCTGCAAGGAGATAAGATTTTTCAAGATGCACAAACTGCAAAACAAGCGGTTAAATATGCCAGTGCTGCCGGTGCTTTAACGACTACTAAACCTGGGGCGATCGCCGCTCAACCAACCGCTAGAGAAATAGAGGAATTTTTAAGCAATAAAATTTGA
- the pap gene encoding polyphosphate:AMP phosphotransferase codes for MLETLDLKLTLDKDTYKTQIEDLMRQLRSLQKACWEQKLPVIVVLEGWAAAGKGALVKKIVNYMDPRGFSVHPILSPTPQEERYPFLWRFWHKLPPRGRIGFFYHSWYTHVLEDRLFKRVPDALAPSIIRDINAFERQLAEDGAAIAKFWIHLSRKELKSRLKDYASDELESWRVRPEDWQQAKNHEEYATLAEEMIANTSTGWAPWTLVEGDCERWARVKVLSQLVATIVQALDRVKNTPPSSLFLPPQEHLLTTEPDFLAKVDNSLHLVKDDYKHRLRQAQVELRRLQLSVFKQNIPVLVIFEGWDAAGKGGAIKRLTDTLDPRSYKVNTFAAPTQEELQHHYLWRFWRHLPGARTIGIFDRSWYGRVLVERIEGFASEMEWRRAYQEINEFEAQLKESGYVPVKFWLHITQDEQLKRFEERQNNPFKQYKLTEEDWRNREKWNLYYVAVNQMIARTSTPVAPWTIIPGNDKYYARVKVIETVIEAIKAELKRRG; via the coding sequence ATGCTAGAGACTCTTGATTTAAAGTTAACCCTCGATAAAGACACTTATAAAACTCAAATAGAAGATTTAATGCGTCAGTTGCGTTCCTTACAAAAAGCCTGTTGGGAACAAAAACTCCCCGTCATCGTTGTTTTAGAAGGATGGGCGGCAGCCGGCAAAGGGGCTTTAGTTAAAAAAATTGTCAACTACATGGATCCTCGTGGGTTTTCGGTTCATCCCATTTTATCCCCCACGCCTCAAGAAGAACGTTATCCCTTTTTATGGCGTTTTTGGCATAAATTACCCCCTAGAGGGAGAATCGGATTTTTTTATCACAGTTGGTACACCCATGTTTTAGAAGACCGACTCTTTAAACGAGTTCCCGATGCTTTAGCCCCTTCGATCATCAGAGATATCAATGCGTTTGAGCGTCAATTAGCAGAAGATGGGGCAGCGATCGCTAAATTTTGGATTCATTTAAGCCGAAAAGAATTAAAAAGCCGGCTCAAAGACTACGCCTCTGATGAGTTAGAATCTTGGCGAGTGCGGCCAGAAGATTGGCAACAAGCGAAGAATCATGAGGAATATGCCACTTTAGCCGAAGAAATGATCGCTAATACCAGTACCGGTTGGGCCCCTTGGACGTTGGTGGAAGGAGACTGCGAACGATGGGCTAGAGTTAAAGTATTATCTCAGTTAGTGGCCACGATTGTTCAAGCGTTAGACCGGGTTAAAAATACTCCTCCTAGTTCTCTTTTTTTACCCCCTCAAGAACATTTATTAACAACCGAACCGGATTTTTTAGCCAAAGTCGATAATAGTCTGCACTTAGTTAAAGATGATTATAAACATCGATTGCGACAAGCTCAAGTCGAACTCCGCCGACTTCAATTAAGTGTATTTAAACAAAATATTCCTGTTTTAGTCATTTTTGAAGGTTGGGATGCAGCCGGCAAAGGAGGGGCGATTAAACGCTTAACCGATACCTTAGATCCGCGCAGTTATAAAGTCAATACCTTTGCCGCTCCCACCCAAGAAGAATTACAGCATCATTACTTATGGCGTTTCTGGCGACATTTGCCCGGAGCCAGAACCATCGGCATTTTCGATCGCAGTTGGTACGGACGAGTTTTAGTGGAAAGAATCGAAGGGTTTGCCTCAGAAATGGAATGGAGACGAGCTTATCAAGAAATTAATGAATTTGAAGCTCAATTAAAAGAATCTGGCTATGTCCCAGTCAAATTTTGGCTTCATATCACACAAGATGAGCAATTAAAACGCTTTGAGGAGCGACAAAATAACCCGTTTAAACAATATAAACTCACAGAAGAAGACTGGCGCAATCGAGAGAAATGGAATTTATATTATGTCGCCGTCAATCAAATGATTGCTCGGACTAGCACCCCTGTCGCTCCCTGGACAATCATTCCGGGTAATGATAAATATTATGCACGAGTCAAGGTCATAGAAACAGTGATCGAGGCCATTAAAGCAGAATTAAAGCGAAGAGGTTAA
- a CDS encoding type IV pilin-like G/H family protein — protein sequence MNTLFKINYYKYLNQKKPQGGFTLLELLIVTIIIGILAAVAMPNLLAQVSKGRQSEAKNNLGMLNRIQEAYRWEHGVFATDKESLQIKFNWVYYELIEPFNINSGEESLAVTYYTQAKNPYQNDILDYAAGAMQTPEGVFFHVVCEELYLNSNNNTTPDFADFSSLTLSCDARSKEIK from the coding sequence ATGAATACTCTATTCAAAATCAACTATTACAAATATTTGAATCAGAAAAAACCTCAAGGCGGATTTACCTTGCTTGAACTCTTGATTGTTACGATTATTATTGGGATTTTAGCGGCGGTTGCTATGCCCAATTTATTAGCCCAAGTTTCTAAAGGGAGACAATCTGAAGCGAAAAATAACCTAGGGATGTTGAACCGAATACAAGAAGCCTATCGTTGGGAACATGGGGTTTTTGCTACCGATAAAGAAAGCTTACAAATAAAATTTAATTGGGTATATTATGAGTTAATAGAACCCTTTAATATTAATTCAGGAGAAGAATCTCTTGCTGTTACTTATTACACTCAAGCTAAAAACCCTTATCAAAATGACATTTTAGATTATGCGGCTGGTGCGATGCAAACCCCAGAGGGTGTATTTTTTCATGTCGTCTGTGAAGAATTATATCTCAATTCTAATAATAATACGACTCCTGATTTTGCTGATTTTAGTAGTCTTACTTTAAGTTGTGATGCCAGAAGTAAAGAAATTAAATAG